One segment of Nakamurella flava DNA contains the following:
- a CDS encoding 2-phosphosulfolactate phosphatase — translation MSGVSGAVHDALTQQRCRVRFDWGPTAAETAAVTAPVVVVVDVLSFTTTVCVAVERGITVLPYAGSDDDARSYARDHGARLAAGRSAGLSPAAVATAPTPDRVVVPSPNGSAISYRLRASGSRVLAGCLGNRSAVAGVLAAALSAGASVAVIAAGERWPDDSLRPCVEDLWGAGAILGRLPRSLLSPEAAVAADAFAAVAGSLPRGLADCAGGRELAARGFAADVDRAACVDDIAVVPELVGDEFRRWEEPGFEPGGRRC, via the coding sequence GTGTCCGGCGTCTCCGGTGCGGTTCACGACGCCCTGACCCAGCAGCGGTGTCGGGTGCGCTTCGACTGGGGACCGACCGCGGCCGAGACGGCCGCCGTGACGGCGCCTGTCGTCGTCGTGGTCGACGTGCTTTCGTTCACCACCACCGTCTGCGTCGCCGTCGAACGAGGCATCACCGTGCTGCCGTACGCCGGGTCCGACGACGATGCCCGGAGCTACGCACGAGACCATGGGGCTCGGCTGGCGGCGGGTCGCTCCGCGGGCCTGTCGCCGGCCGCCGTAGCCACAGCGCCGACCCCCGACCGGGTGGTGGTGCCGTCGCCGAATGGCTCCGCCATCTCGTATCGCCTGCGCGCCAGTGGGTCTCGTGTCTTGGCCGGCTGTCTGGGCAACCGGTCCGCCGTGGCCGGGGTGTTGGCGGCAGCGCTGTCCGCGGGCGCTTCCGTGGCCGTCATCGCGGCGGGAGAGCGCTGGCCGGACGATTCCCTCCGGCCGTGCGTCGAGGACCTCTGGGGGGCCGGAGCGATCCTCGGCCGGCTGCCGCGCTCGCTGCTGTCGCCCGAAGCCGCCGTGGCGGCGGACGCTTTCGCGGCCGTCGCCGGGTCGCTGCCCCGTGGTCTGGCGGACTGTGCGGGGGGTCGGGAGTTGGCGGCCCGGGGGTTCGCGGCGGATGTCGACCGAGCCGCGTGCGTCGATGACATCGCGGTGGTTCCCGAGCTGGTCGGTGACGAGTTCCGCCGCTGGGAGGAGCCCGGGTTCGAGCCGGGCGGCCGGCGGTGCTGA
- a CDS encoding organic hydroperoxide resistance protein: MKTLYRTTATAWGGRLGHVESADGRFTADLSMPADMGGDDGPGTNPEQLFAAGYAACFHNALRTVARRRRVDVTDSAVSVTIGLSGGGEDGFHLAATIEAEIPGVEDTLGQELLEAAHERCPYSRATRGNIPAEIRLVSSE; the protein is encoded by the coding sequence GTGAAGACTCTTTACCGCACCACCGCCACCGCCTGGGGCGGCCGGCTCGGCCACGTCGAGTCCGCCGACGGCCGGTTCACCGCCGACCTGTCGATGCCCGCCGACATGGGCGGCGACGACGGCCCCGGCACCAACCCGGAACAGCTGTTCGCCGCCGGCTATGCAGCCTGTTTCCACAACGCGCTGCGGACCGTTGCCCGTCGGCGCCGCGTGGACGTCACCGACTCCGCGGTCTCCGTCACGATCGGTCTGTCGGGGGGCGGCGAGGACGGTTTCCACCTCGCCGCCACGATCGAGGCGGAGATCCCGGGTGTCGAGGACACCCTCGGCCAGGAACTGCTCGAGGCGGCGCACGAGCGCTGCCCGTACAGCCGGGCCACCCGCGGCAACATCCCCGCCGAGATCCGATTGGTCTCGAGCGAGTAG
- a CDS encoding OsmC family peroxiredoxin, producing MPTRTARTDWIGGLQDGSGKVELTSSQVGTYDVSFPKRAADEAGGATSPEELVAAAHSSCYAMQFSALIAEAGGTPQAVEVTADVALGPDKVGGGFKLTGIKLTVRGEVEGLDEKQFIEVAEQAKASCPISKALTGVEITLDAALVS from the coding sequence GTGCCCACTCGCACCGCTCGCACCGACTGGATCGGCGGCCTGCAGGACGGTTCCGGCAAGGTCGAGCTCACCAGCTCGCAGGTCGGCACCTACGACGTCTCGTTCCCGAAGCGCGCCGCCGACGAGGCCGGTGGCGCCACCAGCCCCGAGGAGCTCGTCGCCGCAGCCCACTCGTCCTGCTACGCCATGCAGTTCTCCGCGCTGATCGCCGAGGCCGGCGGCACCCCGCAGGCCGTCGAGGTCACCGCCGACGTCGCCCTCGGGCCGGACAAGGTCGGCGGCGGCTTCAAGCTGACCGGCATCAAGCTCACCGTCCGCGGCGAGGTCGAGGGCCTGGATGAGAAGCAGTTCATCGAGGTCGCCGAGCAGGCCAAGGCCAGCTGCCCCATCTCCAAGGCCCTCACCGGCGTCGAGATCACCCTGGACGCCGCGCTGGTCAGCTGA
- a CDS encoding MarR family winged helix-turn-helix transcriptional regulator: MSSQTPGPQAPLAGSQPLTAGLDEMVCFALYSASRALTAKYRELLAPLGLTYPQYLVMIVLWQHGDISVRDLGRRLQLDSGTLSPLLKRLESTGLVNRRRRVDDERSVLVELTPAGSALRQRAADIPSSICASTGLTLGDLEALRTQVDVLADAVRTSTAESGRAAVT, translated from the coding sequence ATGAGTTCGCAGACACCCGGGCCCCAGGCCCCGCTCGCCGGAAGCCAGCCCCTGACGGCCGGCCTCGACGAGATGGTGTGCTTCGCGCTCTACAGCGCCTCCCGCGCACTGACCGCCAAGTACCGCGAACTGCTGGCCCCCCTCGGCCTGACGTATCCGCAGTACCTGGTGATGATCGTGCTGTGGCAGCACGGCGACATCTCGGTCCGCGACCTGGGCCGGCGGCTGCAGCTCGACTCCGGGACACTCTCGCCGCTGCTCAAACGGCTGGAATCGACGGGGCTGGTGAACCGGCGTCGACGGGTCGACGACGAGCGATCCGTCCTGGTCGAGCTCACTCCCGCCGGGAGCGCCCTGCGGCAGCGTGCCGCCGACATCCCGTCATCCATCTGCGCGTCCACCGGCCTGACCCTCGGTGACCTCGAGGCCCTCCGCACCCAGGTCGACGTCCTGGCCGACGCGGTGCGTACCAGCACCGCCGAATCCGGCCGGGCCGCGGTCACCTGA
- the menD gene encoding 2-succinyl-5-enolpyruvyl-6-hydroxy-3-cyclohexene-1-carboxylic-acid synthase: MNPSTALGRVLVDELIHAGVTDVVLCAGSRNAPLSLAVSDAERDGRLRLHVRLDERTAGFLALGLARATGRPAAVVTTSGSAVVNLHPAVVEAHHDGVALVLLTADRPPWLRGVGANQVIDQRSVFGAELRFFTEFAVAGRQAGQVAGWRATVDRAVAQARGAGGRPGPVQLNVPLSEPLLPDLDDGTEAWPEPLSGNPRRPGVWTELRFESTSDVFDREPAVPAAEPGEKVLYIAALTSSWAARVARAGGLVISEAGGLAGPDVIPGGVAVLDAGVPAELRPDRVIVLGRPTLFRGVSRLLADSAVVVDVVGDPSWYPDPAARARVVAPGLPSPTPSPPAWAGAWRAAGRAAVAAQERVLAEVADGPIASARLARELTRVLPADSTLLLGSSQPPRDIGRFAVVRPDIRVVANRGVAGIDGLVSTAVGVALGTDGPTVALLGDLTLLHDHTGLMIGPLDRRPDLAIVISSNDGGAIFGGLESGDEQHAHAFERVFGTPHGVSIRELAAATGCDYRSVEAAAGDDLAVALADALDGVRGIRIVEVPTGRADVRGLSRRTSAEVGDAVREALPSAGMRTSPSRAEG; encoded by the coding sequence GTGAACCCGTCGACCGCTCTCGGTCGGGTGCTGGTCGACGAGCTGATCCACGCCGGCGTCACCGACGTCGTGCTGTGCGCCGGCTCGCGCAACGCCCCGCTGTCCCTTGCCGTCTCCGATGCCGAGCGCGACGGTCGTCTGCGCCTGCACGTCCGGCTCGACGAGCGGACCGCCGGTTTCCTGGCCCTGGGGTTGGCCCGGGCGACCGGTCGACCCGCCGCCGTCGTCACCACGTCCGGGTCCGCGGTCGTCAACCTGCACCCGGCCGTCGTCGAGGCCCACCACGACGGGGTGGCGCTCGTCCTGCTCACCGCCGACCGGCCGCCCTGGCTGCGCGGAGTGGGGGCCAATCAGGTCATCGACCAACGGTCGGTCTTCGGGGCCGAGCTCCGGTTCTTCACCGAGTTCGCGGTGGCCGGGCGGCAGGCCGGCCAGGTCGCCGGGTGGCGGGCGACGGTCGATCGCGCGGTCGCCCAGGCCCGGGGGGCCGGCGGCCGGCCGGGGCCCGTCCAGCTCAACGTGCCACTGTCCGAGCCCCTGCTCCCGGACCTGGACGACGGGACGGAGGCGTGGCCGGAGCCGTTGTCGGGCAACCCGCGCCGTCCCGGGGTGTGGACGGAACTCCGCTTCGAGTCGACGAGCGACGTCTTCGATCGCGAGCCGGCGGTGCCGGCGGCCGAGCCCGGCGAGAAGGTGCTGTACATCGCGGCTCTGACGTCGTCGTGGGCGGCCCGTGTCGCCCGGGCGGGTGGTCTGGTGATCTCCGAGGCCGGGGGACTGGCCGGGCCGGACGTGATCCCCGGTGGGGTCGCGGTTCTCGACGCCGGGGTGCCTGCGGAACTGCGTCCGGACCGGGTGATCGTGCTGGGCCGCCCGACGCTGTTCCGGGGGGTCAGCCGGCTGCTGGCCGATTCGGCGGTCGTCGTCGACGTGGTGGGCGATCCGAGCTGGTACCCCGACCCGGCGGCCCGGGCCCGTGTCGTCGCCCCCGGTCTGCCGTCGCCGACCCCGTCGCCGCCCGCCTGGGCCGGGGCCTGGCGGGCGGCCGGCCGGGCCGCCGTCGCTGCTCAGGAGCGGGTGCTGGCCGAGGTCGCCGACGGGCCGATCGCCTCGGCCCGGCTGGCCCGGGAGCTCACCCGTGTGCTGCCGGCGGACTCGACGTTGCTGCTCGGGTCCTCCCAGCCGCCGCGGGACATCGGTCGCTTCGCGGTGGTCCGCCCCGACATCCGGGTGGTCGCCAATCGCGGCGTCGCCGGCATCGACGGCCTGGTGTCCACGGCCGTCGGCGTCGCGCTCGGGACGGACGGCCCGACGGTCGCGCTGCTCGGTGACCTCACCCTGTTGCACGATCACACCGGCCTGATGATCGGTCCCTTGGACCGGCGGCCCGACCTGGCCATCGTGATCAGCAGCAACGACGGCGGGGCCATCTTCGGCGGGTTGGAGAGCGGGGACGAACAGCACGCCCACGCCTTCGAACGGGTCTTCGGGACCCCGCATGGGGTGTCGATCCGCGAGTTGGCCGCCGCGACCGGCTGCGACTACCGGAGCGTGGAGGCCGCGGCGGGTGACGATCTCGCCGTCGCGTTGGCGGATGCTCTGGACGGGGTGCGCGGCATCCGCATCGTCGAGGTGCCCACCGGGCGGGCCGACGTCCGTGGGTTGTCGCGGCGGACGTCGGCGGAGGTCGGCGACGCGGTGCGAGAAGCCCTGCCGTCCGCCGGGATGAGGACGTCCCCGTCCCGGGCAGAGGGGTGA